One Triplophysa rosa linkage group LG9, Trosa_1v2, whole genome shotgun sequence genomic window carries:
- the herc4 gene encoding probable E3 ubiquitin-protein ligase HERC4 isoform X1: MLCWGNVSYGQLGLGGIDEEIVLEPRKCEFFEGKCVRDVGCGRRHSVFLLEDGTVYTCGCNDLAQLGHDKARKKPEQVVALDTQNIVSVCCGESHTLALNDKGQVFAWGLASDGQLGLANTEECVRVPRSVKSLSEVSITQLTCGYWHSLALARGGQIFSWGQNKYGQLGFGTQGVSVPTPHVIQSLQGVPFAQISAGGAHSFGLTLSGAVFGWGRNKFGQLGLNDNDDRCFPALLKTLRSQRVVYVCCGEDHTAALTKEGGVFTFGAGGYGQLGHNSTNHEVNPRKVFELMGNVVTQIACGRQHTLAFIPSSGKIDSFGLGGNGQLGTRSTCNRMSPAPVKGCWRAHTDPVPMESHGVSEAGESFCVKRIYAGGDQSFAHYALLEDNIPPLDLRVCSPSGQICTLTSGLIQKWTRNTHGRLSAEITNEIDLVFSSASCLNGSFLSTSNPGHYSTNSKCSGVDMNTARLLYHRLIQHHHPHVSQIIAASLEKNLLPRLSGSPPDVEALRLYLTLPECPLLNNPSNYTTLTVPFAKCVISLKDAPLRVLGNWWSRLEQVVFQRLVELYKEVAVYLLRMQKLGISHSEQRIFTCFLHTSLKLLEILHSVNEHAGQIIQYDKFYIHELDELIDIRNDYVSWIQQHTFSGVVDSQVTLCKYPFVFDAPAKTTLLQTDAVIQMQMAVDQAQRQNFTSHFLSGGGVESVNPCLILIVRRENVVGDTMEVLRKSRNVDYKKPLKVIFVGEEAVDAGGVRKEFFLLMMKELLDPKYGMFRYYEDSRLIWFAHKTFEDIDLFHLVGVICGLAIYNLTIVELNFPLALYKKLLKKSPTLEDLKELMPDVGRSLQQLLDYTEEDLEEIFCLNFTVTEDNFGATEVLELIPNGMDISVNMSNRQEFVSAYVDYIFNTSVAPQFTAFYAGFHKVCGGKVLELFQPSELQAMVIGNTNYDWKELEKSTEYKGEYWADHPTIKIFWDVFHELPLEDKKKFLLFLTGSDRIPILGMKSLALVIQPTGGGGQYFPVAHTCFNLLDLPKYTSKETLREKLLQAIEHNQGFNLV; the protein is encoded by the exons ATGCTGTGTTGGGGTAACGTGTCATACGGGCAGCTGGGTTTAGGTGGGATAGATGAGGAGATTGTTCTGGAGCCCAGGAAATGTGAGTTCTTCGAGGGCAAATGCGTGCGAGATGTGGGATGTGGCAGACGTCACAGCGTCTTTCTGCTGGAGGACGGGACCGTCTACACGTGTGGCTGTAATGATCTGGCCCAGCTGGGACATGACAAAGCACGCAAGAAGCCAG AGCAGGTGGTGGCTCTGGACACTCAGAACATTGTGTCCGTGTGTTGTGGTGAGTCTCACACGTTGGCTCTGAATGATAAAGGACAAGTGTTTGCGTGGGGTCTGGCCTCAGATGGGCAGCTGGGACTGGCAAATACAGAAGAGTGTGTCCGTGTACCCAG ATCGGTCAAGAGTTTATCGGAGGTGAGCATTACGCAGCTGACCTGTGGTTACTGGCATTCTCTTGCTTTAGCCAGAG GAGGTCAGATCTTCTCCTGGGGTCAGAATAAATACGGTCAGCTGGGCTTCGGGACGCAGGGCGTTTCTGTCCCTACTCCACATGTCATCCAGTCTTTACAGGGCGTTCCGTTCGCTCAGATATCTGCCGGAGGAGCTCACAGCTTTGGACTGACTCTGTCTGGCGCTGTCTTCGGCTGGGGACGAAACAAGTTCGGCCAGCTGGGTCTCAATGACAACGACG ATCGATGTTTTCCTGCTTTACTGAAGACTCTCAGATCTCAGCGAGTGGTTTATGTTTGCTGTGGAGAAGATCACACCGCAGCACTCACTAAG GAGGGAGGTGTGTTCACGTTTGGAGCTGGAGGTTACGGTCAGCTGGGACACAACAGCACAAACCACGAGGTGAACCCCAGGAAAGTGTTTGAACTCATGGGAAATGTGGTGACGCAGATAGCTTGTGGAAG GCAGCACACTTTGGCGTTCATCCCTTCATCAGGAAAGATCGACTCCTTCGGTCTGGGAGGAAACGGACAGCTCGGGACGCGCTCCACCTGTAACAGAATGAGTCCTGCTCCAGTGAAAGGCTGCTGGCGCGCTCACACAGATCCTGTGCCGATGGAAAGCC ATGGGGTTTCAGAGGCAGGTGAGAGCTTCTGTGTGAAGAGAATCTACGCTGGAGGAGATCAGAGCTTCGCTCACTACGCTTTACTTGAG gACAACATTCCTCCGCTGGATCTGAGAGTTTGTAGCCCCAGCGGTCAGATCTGCACTCTCACCTCTGGTCTCATTCAGAAGTGGACGAGGAACACGCACGGGAGACTGTCAGCAGAAATCACAAA TGAGATTGACCTGGTGTTCTCCTCAGCCAGTTGTCTCAACGGAAGCTTTCTGTCGACGAG TAATCCAGGTCATTACAGCACTAACAGCAAGTGCTCGGGTGTGGACATGAACACGGCTCGTCTGCTCTATCACAGACTCATCCAGCATCATCACCCTCATGTCTCACAGATC ATTGCTGCTAGTTTAGAGAAGAACCTCCTGCCCAGGTTGAGCGGTTCGCCACCAGACGTGGAAGCTTTGAGACTTTACCTCACGCTGCCCGAATGTCCTCTCCTGAACAACCCCAGCAACTACACAACACTGACCGTTCCCTTTGCCAAGTGTGTCATCAGTCTGAAAGACGCTCCGCTCCGAGTGCTCG GTAACTGGTGGTCCAGGTTGGAGCAGGTGGTCTTCCAGAGGCTGGTGGAGCTCTATAAGGAGGTGGCGGTGTATCTGTTACGCATGCAGAAGCTGGGCATCTCTCACAGTGAACAGAGAATCTTCACCTGCTTTCTGCACACGTCCCTCAAACTGCTGGAGATCCTGCACTCG GTCAACGAGCACGCTGGCCAAATCATCCAGTACGACAAGTTTTATATTCACGAGCTGGATGAGTTGATTGACATCAGGAACGATTACGTCAGCTGGATTCAGCAGCATACGTTCTCCGGA GTCGTGGACTCTCAGGTCACCCTGTGCAAATACCCCTTTGTTTTTGACGCTCCCGCCAAGACCACGCTGCTCCAGACAGACGCTGTGATCCAGATGCAG ATGGCCGTTGATCAGGCGCAGAGGCAGAACTTCACCTCTCACTTTCTGTCGGGCGGAGGGGTGGAGTCGGTCAACCCCTGTCTCATTCTCATCGTGCGGCGAGAGAATGTGGTCGGAGACACCATGGAGGTGCTGAGGAAGTCCAGAAACGTGGATTACAAGAAACCTCTCAAG GTGATTTTTGTGGGTGAAGAGGCTGTAGATGCCGGCGGTGTGAGGAAAGAATTCTTTCTGCTCATGATGAAAGAGCTCTTGGACCCAAAATACGGCATGTTCAGATACTACGAGGACTCTAGACTCATCTGGTTCGCTCATAAG ACGTTTGAAGACATCGATCTGTTTCATCTGGTCGGTGTGATCTGTGGTCTGGCCATCTATAATCTGACTATAGTGGAACTGAACTTTCCTCTAGCGCTCTATAAGAAACTGCTGAAGAAAAGTCCAACGCTAGAGGACCTGAAGGAGCTCATGCCTGACGTgggaag GAGTCTTCAGCAGCTGCTGGATTATACAGAAGAGGATTTAGAAGAAATTTTCTGTCTGAATTTCACA GTCACAGAGGACAACTTTGGTGCTACAGAAGTATTAGAGCTGATACCCAATGGGATGGACATCAGTGTGAACATGTCCAACAG GCAGGAGTTTGTCTCTGCTTACGTGGATTATATTTTCAACACTTCTGTGGCTCCTCAGTTCACGGCGTTCTACGCTGGATTTCATAAAGTGTGTGGAGGGAAAGTTCTGGAGCTTTTTCAGCCCAGTGAACTGCAGGCCATGGTCATAGGAAACACAAACTATGACTGGAAAGAGTTAGAGAAG AGCACTGAGTATAAGGGGGAGTACTGGGCGGACCACCCCACCATCAAGATATTCTGGGATGTGTTTCATGAGCTGCCTTTAGAGGACAAGAAGAAGTTTCTAT TGTTCCTGACGGGCAGCGACCGAATTCCCATCCTGGGTATGAAGAGTTTAGCGCTGGTCATTCAGCCCACGGGCGGCGGCGGGCAGTATTTCCCTGTAGCGCACACGTGCTTCAACCTGTTGGACCTTCCCAAGTACACTAGCAAAGAGACACTGAGAGAGAAACTGCTGCAGGCTATTGAACACAACCAGGGCTTTAATCTGGTCTGA
- the herc4 gene encoding probable E3 ubiquitin-protein ligase HERC4 isoform X3, whose translation MLCWGNVSYGQLGLGGIDEEIVLEPRKCEFFEGKCVRDVGCGRRHSVFLLEDGTVYTCGCNDLAQLGHDKARKKPEQVVALDTQNIVSVCCGESHTLALNDKGQVFAWGLASDGQLGLANTEECVRVPRSVKSLSEVSITQLTCGYWHSLALARGGQIFSWGQNKYGQLGFGTQGVSVPTPHVIQSLQGVPFAQISAGGAHSFGLTLSGAVFGWGRNKFGQLGLNDNDDRCFPALLKTLRSQRVVYVCCGEDHTAALTKEGGVFTFGAGGYGQLGHNSTNHEVNPRKVFELMGNVVTQIACGRQHTLAFIPSSGKIDSFGLGGNGQLGTRSTCNRMSPAPVKGCWRAHTDPVPMESHGVSEAGESFCVKRIYAGGDQSFAHYALLEDNIPPLDLRVCSPSGQICTLTSGLIQKWTRNTHGRLSAEITNEIDLVFSSASCLNGSFLSTSNPGHYSTNSKCSGVDMNTARLLYHRLIQHHHPHVSQIIAASLEKNLLPRLSGSPPDVEALRLYLTLPECPLLNNPSNYTTLTVPFAKCVISLKDAPLRVLGNWWSRLEQVVFQRLVELYKEVAVYLLRMQKLGISHSEQRIFTCFLHTSLKLLEILHSVNEHAGQIIQYDKFYIHELDELIDIRNDYVSWIQQHTFSGVVDSQVTLCKYPFVFDAPAKTTLLQTDAVIQMQMAVDQAQRQNFTSHFLSGGGVESVNPCLILIVRRENVVGDTMEVLRKSRNVDYKKPLKVIFVGEEAVDAGGVRKEFFLLMMKELLDPKYGMFRYYEDSRLIWFAHKTFEDIDLFHLVGVICGLAIYNLTIVELNFPLALYKKLLKKSPTLEDLKELMPDVGRSLQQLLDYTEEDLEEIFCLNFTVTEDNFGATEVLELIPNGMDISVNMSNRALSIRGSTGRTTPPSRYSGMCFMSCL comes from the exons ATGCTGTGTTGGGGTAACGTGTCATACGGGCAGCTGGGTTTAGGTGGGATAGATGAGGAGATTGTTCTGGAGCCCAGGAAATGTGAGTTCTTCGAGGGCAAATGCGTGCGAGATGTGGGATGTGGCAGACGTCACAGCGTCTTTCTGCTGGAGGACGGGACCGTCTACACGTGTGGCTGTAATGATCTGGCCCAGCTGGGACATGACAAAGCACGCAAGAAGCCAG AGCAGGTGGTGGCTCTGGACACTCAGAACATTGTGTCCGTGTGTTGTGGTGAGTCTCACACGTTGGCTCTGAATGATAAAGGACAAGTGTTTGCGTGGGGTCTGGCCTCAGATGGGCAGCTGGGACTGGCAAATACAGAAGAGTGTGTCCGTGTACCCAG ATCGGTCAAGAGTTTATCGGAGGTGAGCATTACGCAGCTGACCTGTGGTTACTGGCATTCTCTTGCTTTAGCCAGAG GAGGTCAGATCTTCTCCTGGGGTCAGAATAAATACGGTCAGCTGGGCTTCGGGACGCAGGGCGTTTCTGTCCCTACTCCACATGTCATCCAGTCTTTACAGGGCGTTCCGTTCGCTCAGATATCTGCCGGAGGAGCTCACAGCTTTGGACTGACTCTGTCTGGCGCTGTCTTCGGCTGGGGACGAAACAAGTTCGGCCAGCTGGGTCTCAATGACAACGACG ATCGATGTTTTCCTGCTTTACTGAAGACTCTCAGATCTCAGCGAGTGGTTTATGTTTGCTGTGGAGAAGATCACACCGCAGCACTCACTAAG GAGGGAGGTGTGTTCACGTTTGGAGCTGGAGGTTACGGTCAGCTGGGACACAACAGCACAAACCACGAGGTGAACCCCAGGAAAGTGTTTGAACTCATGGGAAATGTGGTGACGCAGATAGCTTGTGGAAG GCAGCACACTTTGGCGTTCATCCCTTCATCAGGAAAGATCGACTCCTTCGGTCTGGGAGGAAACGGACAGCTCGGGACGCGCTCCACCTGTAACAGAATGAGTCCTGCTCCAGTGAAAGGCTGCTGGCGCGCTCACACAGATCCTGTGCCGATGGAAAGCC ATGGGGTTTCAGAGGCAGGTGAGAGCTTCTGTGTGAAGAGAATCTACGCTGGAGGAGATCAGAGCTTCGCTCACTACGCTTTACTTGAG gACAACATTCCTCCGCTGGATCTGAGAGTTTGTAGCCCCAGCGGTCAGATCTGCACTCTCACCTCTGGTCTCATTCAGAAGTGGACGAGGAACACGCACGGGAGACTGTCAGCAGAAATCACAAA TGAGATTGACCTGGTGTTCTCCTCAGCCAGTTGTCTCAACGGAAGCTTTCTGTCGACGAG TAATCCAGGTCATTACAGCACTAACAGCAAGTGCTCGGGTGTGGACATGAACACGGCTCGTCTGCTCTATCACAGACTCATCCAGCATCATCACCCTCATGTCTCACAGATC ATTGCTGCTAGTTTAGAGAAGAACCTCCTGCCCAGGTTGAGCGGTTCGCCACCAGACGTGGAAGCTTTGAGACTTTACCTCACGCTGCCCGAATGTCCTCTCCTGAACAACCCCAGCAACTACACAACACTGACCGTTCCCTTTGCCAAGTGTGTCATCAGTCTGAAAGACGCTCCGCTCCGAGTGCTCG GTAACTGGTGGTCCAGGTTGGAGCAGGTGGTCTTCCAGAGGCTGGTGGAGCTCTATAAGGAGGTGGCGGTGTATCTGTTACGCATGCAGAAGCTGGGCATCTCTCACAGTGAACAGAGAATCTTCACCTGCTTTCTGCACACGTCCCTCAAACTGCTGGAGATCCTGCACTCG GTCAACGAGCACGCTGGCCAAATCATCCAGTACGACAAGTTTTATATTCACGAGCTGGATGAGTTGATTGACATCAGGAACGATTACGTCAGCTGGATTCAGCAGCATACGTTCTCCGGA GTCGTGGACTCTCAGGTCACCCTGTGCAAATACCCCTTTGTTTTTGACGCTCCCGCCAAGACCACGCTGCTCCAGACAGACGCTGTGATCCAGATGCAG ATGGCCGTTGATCAGGCGCAGAGGCAGAACTTCACCTCTCACTTTCTGTCGGGCGGAGGGGTGGAGTCGGTCAACCCCTGTCTCATTCTCATCGTGCGGCGAGAGAATGTGGTCGGAGACACCATGGAGGTGCTGAGGAAGTCCAGAAACGTGGATTACAAGAAACCTCTCAAG GTGATTTTTGTGGGTGAAGAGGCTGTAGATGCCGGCGGTGTGAGGAAAGAATTCTTTCTGCTCATGATGAAAGAGCTCTTGGACCCAAAATACGGCATGTTCAGATACTACGAGGACTCTAGACTCATCTGGTTCGCTCATAAG ACGTTTGAAGACATCGATCTGTTTCATCTGGTCGGTGTGATCTGTGGTCTGGCCATCTATAATCTGACTATAGTGGAACTGAACTTTCCTCTAGCGCTCTATAAGAAACTGCTGAAGAAAAGTCCAACGCTAGAGGACCTGAAGGAGCTCATGCCTGACGTgggaag GAGTCTTCAGCAGCTGCTGGATTATACAGAAGAGGATTTAGAAGAAATTTTCTGTCTGAATTTCACA GTCACAGAGGACAACTTTGGTGCTACAGAAGTATTAGAGCTGATACCCAATGGGATGGACATCAGTGTGAACATGTCCAACAG AGCACTGAGTATAAGGGGGAGTACTGGGCGGACCACCCCACCATCAAGATATTCTGGGATGTGTTTCATGAGCTGCCTTTAG
- the herc4 gene encoding probable E3 ubiquitin-protein ligase HERC4 isoform X2, with the protein MLCWGNVSYGQLGLGGIDEEIVLEPRKCEFFEGKCVRDVGCGRRHSVFLLEDGTVYTCGCNDLAQLGHDKARKKPEQVVALDTQNIVSVCCGESHTLALNDKGQVFAWGLASDGQLGLANTEECVRVPRSVKSLSEVSITQLTCGYWHSLALARGGQIFSWGQNKYGQLGFGTQGVSVPTPHVIQSLQGVPFAQISAGGAHSFGLTLSGAVFGWGRNKFGQLGLNDNDDRCFPALLKTLRSQRVVYVCCGEDHTAALTKEGGVFTFGAGGYGQLGHNSTNHEVNPRKVFELMGNVVTQIACGRQHTLAFIPSSGKIDSFGLGGNGQLGTRSTCNRMSPAPVKGCWRAHTDPVPMESHGVSEAGESFCVKRIYAGGDQSFAHYALLEDNIPPLDLRVCSPSGQICTLTSGLIQKWTRNTHGRLSAEITNEIDLVFSSASCLNGSFLSTSNPGHYSTNSKCSGVDMNTARLLYHRLIQHHHPHVSQIIAASLEKNLLPRLSGSPPDVEALRLYLTLPECPLLNNPSNYTTLTVPFAKCVISLKDAPLRVLGNWWSRLEQVVFQRLVELYKEVAVYLLRMQKLGISHSEQRIFTCFLHTSLKLLEILHSVNEHAGQIIQYDKFYIHELDELIDIRNDYVSWIQQHTFSGVVDSQVTLCKYPFVFDAPAKTTLLQTDAVIQMQAQRQNFTSHFLSGGGVESVNPCLILIVRRENVVGDTMEVLRKSRNVDYKKPLKVIFVGEEAVDAGGVRKEFFLLMMKELLDPKYGMFRYYEDSRLIWFAHKTFEDIDLFHLVGVICGLAIYNLTIVELNFPLALYKKLLKKSPTLEDLKELMPDVGRSLQQLLDYTEEDLEEIFCLNFTVTEDNFGATEVLELIPNGMDISVNMSNRQEFVSAYVDYIFNTSVAPQFTAFYAGFHKVCGGKVLELFQPSELQAMVIGNTNYDWKELEKSTEYKGEYWADHPTIKIFWDVFHELPLEDKKKFLLFLTGSDRIPILGMKSLALVIQPTGGGGQYFPVAHTCFNLLDLPKYTSKETLREKLLQAIEHNQGFNLV; encoded by the exons ATGCTGTGTTGGGGTAACGTGTCATACGGGCAGCTGGGTTTAGGTGGGATAGATGAGGAGATTGTTCTGGAGCCCAGGAAATGTGAGTTCTTCGAGGGCAAATGCGTGCGAGATGTGGGATGTGGCAGACGTCACAGCGTCTTTCTGCTGGAGGACGGGACCGTCTACACGTGTGGCTGTAATGATCTGGCCCAGCTGGGACATGACAAAGCACGCAAGAAGCCAG AGCAGGTGGTGGCTCTGGACACTCAGAACATTGTGTCCGTGTGTTGTGGTGAGTCTCACACGTTGGCTCTGAATGATAAAGGACAAGTGTTTGCGTGGGGTCTGGCCTCAGATGGGCAGCTGGGACTGGCAAATACAGAAGAGTGTGTCCGTGTACCCAG ATCGGTCAAGAGTTTATCGGAGGTGAGCATTACGCAGCTGACCTGTGGTTACTGGCATTCTCTTGCTTTAGCCAGAG GAGGTCAGATCTTCTCCTGGGGTCAGAATAAATACGGTCAGCTGGGCTTCGGGACGCAGGGCGTTTCTGTCCCTACTCCACATGTCATCCAGTCTTTACAGGGCGTTCCGTTCGCTCAGATATCTGCCGGAGGAGCTCACAGCTTTGGACTGACTCTGTCTGGCGCTGTCTTCGGCTGGGGACGAAACAAGTTCGGCCAGCTGGGTCTCAATGACAACGACG ATCGATGTTTTCCTGCTTTACTGAAGACTCTCAGATCTCAGCGAGTGGTTTATGTTTGCTGTGGAGAAGATCACACCGCAGCACTCACTAAG GAGGGAGGTGTGTTCACGTTTGGAGCTGGAGGTTACGGTCAGCTGGGACACAACAGCACAAACCACGAGGTGAACCCCAGGAAAGTGTTTGAACTCATGGGAAATGTGGTGACGCAGATAGCTTGTGGAAG GCAGCACACTTTGGCGTTCATCCCTTCATCAGGAAAGATCGACTCCTTCGGTCTGGGAGGAAACGGACAGCTCGGGACGCGCTCCACCTGTAACAGAATGAGTCCTGCTCCAGTGAAAGGCTGCTGGCGCGCTCACACAGATCCTGTGCCGATGGAAAGCC ATGGGGTTTCAGAGGCAGGTGAGAGCTTCTGTGTGAAGAGAATCTACGCTGGAGGAGATCAGAGCTTCGCTCACTACGCTTTACTTGAG gACAACATTCCTCCGCTGGATCTGAGAGTTTGTAGCCCCAGCGGTCAGATCTGCACTCTCACCTCTGGTCTCATTCAGAAGTGGACGAGGAACACGCACGGGAGACTGTCAGCAGAAATCACAAA TGAGATTGACCTGGTGTTCTCCTCAGCCAGTTGTCTCAACGGAAGCTTTCTGTCGACGAG TAATCCAGGTCATTACAGCACTAACAGCAAGTGCTCGGGTGTGGACATGAACACGGCTCGTCTGCTCTATCACAGACTCATCCAGCATCATCACCCTCATGTCTCACAGATC ATTGCTGCTAGTTTAGAGAAGAACCTCCTGCCCAGGTTGAGCGGTTCGCCACCAGACGTGGAAGCTTTGAGACTTTACCTCACGCTGCCCGAATGTCCTCTCCTGAACAACCCCAGCAACTACACAACACTGACCGTTCCCTTTGCCAAGTGTGTCATCAGTCTGAAAGACGCTCCGCTCCGAGTGCTCG GTAACTGGTGGTCCAGGTTGGAGCAGGTGGTCTTCCAGAGGCTGGTGGAGCTCTATAAGGAGGTGGCGGTGTATCTGTTACGCATGCAGAAGCTGGGCATCTCTCACAGTGAACAGAGAATCTTCACCTGCTTTCTGCACACGTCCCTCAAACTGCTGGAGATCCTGCACTCG GTCAACGAGCACGCTGGCCAAATCATCCAGTACGACAAGTTTTATATTCACGAGCTGGATGAGTTGATTGACATCAGGAACGATTACGTCAGCTGGATTCAGCAGCATACGTTCTCCGGA GTCGTGGACTCTCAGGTCACCCTGTGCAAATACCCCTTTGTTTTTGACGCTCCCGCCAAGACCACGCTGCTCCAGACAGACGCTGTGATCCAGATGCAG GCGCAGAGGCAGAACTTCACCTCTCACTTTCTGTCGGGCGGAGGGGTGGAGTCGGTCAACCCCTGTCTCATTCTCATCGTGCGGCGAGAGAATGTGGTCGGAGACACCATGGAGGTGCTGAGGAAGTCCAGAAACGTGGATTACAAGAAACCTCTCAAG GTGATTTTTGTGGGTGAAGAGGCTGTAGATGCCGGCGGTGTGAGGAAAGAATTCTTTCTGCTCATGATGAAAGAGCTCTTGGACCCAAAATACGGCATGTTCAGATACTACGAGGACTCTAGACTCATCTGGTTCGCTCATAAG ACGTTTGAAGACATCGATCTGTTTCATCTGGTCGGTGTGATCTGTGGTCTGGCCATCTATAATCTGACTATAGTGGAACTGAACTTTCCTCTAGCGCTCTATAAGAAACTGCTGAAGAAAAGTCCAACGCTAGAGGACCTGAAGGAGCTCATGCCTGACGTgggaag GAGTCTTCAGCAGCTGCTGGATTATACAGAAGAGGATTTAGAAGAAATTTTCTGTCTGAATTTCACA GTCACAGAGGACAACTTTGGTGCTACAGAAGTATTAGAGCTGATACCCAATGGGATGGACATCAGTGTGAACATGTCCAACAG GCAGGAGTTTGTCTCTGCTTACGTGGATTATATTTTCAACACTTCTGTGGCTCCTCAGTTCACGGCGTTCTACGCTGGATTTCATAAAGTGTGTGGAGGGAAAGTTCTGGAGCTTTTTCAGCCCAGTGAACTGCAGGCCATGGTCATAGGAAACACAAACTATGACTGGAAAGAGTTAGAGAAG AGCACTGAGTATAAGGGGGAGTACTGGGCGGACCACCCCACCATCAAGATATTCTGGGATGTGTTTCATGAGCTGCCTTTAGAGGACAAGAAGAAGTTTCTAT TGTTCCTGACGGGCAGCGACCGAATTCCCATCCTGGGTATGAAGAGTTTAGCGCTGGTCATTCAGCCCACGGGCGGCGGCGGGCAGTATTTCCCTGTAGCGCACACGTGCTTCAACCTGTTGGACCTTCCCAAGTACACTAGCAAAGAGACACTGAGAGAGAAACTGCTGCAGGCTATTGAACACAACCAGGGCTTTAATCTGGTCTGA